From the Rhodoferax mekongensis genome, one window contains:
- a CDS encoding TerC family protein, with product MQTIAPLWLWATFIGIVLVSLFVDFVVLKKQGAHDIGVKEALNWSLIWIALSFLFNGLFWWAVKDTTGSTEIANTKSLEFLTGYLIEKSLAVDNIFVFLMIFTYFAVPSHYQKRVLMIGIIGAIVLRTIMILVGGWLLAEFHWILYVFGAFLILTGVKMWWAASQEPSLDDNPALKLLRKILPVSKNYDGENFWTVENGKKIATPLFMVICLVALTDVIFAVDSIPAIFAITSDPFIVLTSNVFAILGLRAMYFLLAAVANKFHLLNYGLAVILVFIGTKMCLIDIYKIPVGASLGVVVGILAVTMWLSVRTSKVEERA from the coding sequence ATGCAAACAATCGCACCACTGTGGCTATGGGCCACGTTCATTGGCATCGTTCTGGTGTCGCTCTTCGTTGACTTCGTCGTCCTCAAAAAGCAGGGCGCGCATGACATCGGCGTCAAAGAGGCGCTCAACTGGTCCCTGATCTGGATCGCCTTGAGCTTTCTGTTCAATGGCTTGTTCTGGTGGGCTGTCAAAGACACCACCGGTTCGACCGAGATCGCGAACACCAAGTCGCTGGAGTTCCTGACCGGCTACCTCATCGAGAAGTCACTGGCGGTGGACAACATCTTTGTGTTCCTGATGATCTTCACCTACTTCGCGGTGCCGTCGCACTACCAGAAGCGGGTGCTGATGATCGGCATCATCGGTGCGATCGTGTTGCGCACCATCATGATTCTGGTGGGCGGCTGGTTGTTGGCTGAGTTCCACTGGATCTTGTACGTGTTCGGCGCCTTCCTGATCCTCACGGGCGTAAAGATGTGGTGGGCCGCAAGCCAGGAGCCCAGTCTGGATGACAACCCAGCCTTGAAGCTGCTGCGCAAAATTCTGCCCGTGAGCAAGAACTACGACGGTGAAAATTTCTGGACCGTGGAAAACGGCAAGAAGATCGCAACGCCTTTGTTCATGGTGATCTGCTTGGTGGCCCTGACCGACGTGATCTTTGCCGTGGACTCCATCCCCGCGATCTTTGCGATCACCAGTGACCCCTTCATCGTGCTGACCAGCAACGTGTTTGCGATTCTGGGGCTGCGTGCCATGTACTTTCTGCTGGCTGCGGTGGCGAACAAGTTCCACTTGTTGAACTACGGCCTGGCGGTCATCCTGGTGTTCATCGGTACAAAGATGTGCCTGATCGATATCTACAAGATCCCCGTGGGTGCATCCCTGGGTGTGGTGGTGGGCATTCTGGCCGTCACCATGTGGTTGAGCGTTCGCACCAGCAAGGTGGAAGAACGCGCATGA